The Scyliorhinus canicula chromosome 17, sScyCan1.1, whole genome shotgun sequence DNA window gaggcgatggagtttttaaagagacaatggactggcaggtgaaggagaagattgaactgtggaggagggATGAGGAGATGGctgctttttctgttttttcctgtaTATTTTGTTGGTTGTTGGAGAACTTTTCTCCTTCGAGGTGCTTTTGttgcgattgggggggggggaaacctttttttttcttgttgcatTGTTAGTTGCGAGGTGCGCAAGTGGGggggagcgcagtgggggggtgaTCAGGTGGTCAGTGGAGTAgaggcgcagtggggggtgatcaGGTGGTCAGTGGAGTAGAGGAGGATGGGGTAGTTTTGTTtaaggaaaaggtggggggggggaagggggctgctGGCAACTGTGATGTTGCTACGGCTCAGCATGGGAGGGAGTGGTAACGGCGGTCTTCTCAGGCTGGGCCTGGAGGGGCGTGTGGCATAGTCCGGGGACTGGCCTGAgaagggatatggttgatcggcaggggaagggggcagagagCCCTCCGACCAGATTGGTCACGTGGAAcgcgaggggactgaatggggtgGTTAAACGGTCGCGTGTTTTCACGCACCcgaggagtctgaaggcggacgtggcctttTGACAAGAAACACACTTGAGGATCGGGGTTCAGtcaaggctaaggaaagggtgggtcgGGCAAGTCTTCCATTCCGGATTAGACATGAagacgcaggggggggggggttgaataaaCGGGTGGCGTTTTAAGATGGGGAATATAGTGATTCCTGGACGgattggagtttcccaaggtggaggagggccTGATTGAGGGGTTGGGGGCGACCATTGGACTGGTGAAGgtgatggagggtgtgggtgtgacgcaggcagggaaggcctcgGGCCTAAATGCTTTTCCGATAGAATTCTACAAAACATTTTAGGGAGACCTGGGACCCCTGCTGGTAAGGACATTACTGTGActctaaatgccctctgaaatggcctagcaagccactcagttgtatacaACCACTACAAAAACAAACCAGACGGACCacttggaatcgaacccaggcaccggaaatgacaacggcaaacccagccctgccaacCCTGCAATGTTGACATCTGGGAGCTTGTCCCCAAGTtgagagagctgtctcacaggctGGTTAAGCAGCAACCTGACATagccatactcacagaatcataccttaaagACAATATCCCATACATCACTATCAccgttcctgggtatgtcctgtctacccggcaggacagacccagcagaggtagtggcacagtggtttccaTCGATCATCagacagttgggagggagttgtcctgggagttttcaacatcgactctggacaccATGAGGTCTCATggtttcaggttaaacatggacgTGGGAACCACCTGCTGGTTACcatgtaccggccaccatcagcggATGAATCGGTACTgcttcatgttgaacaccacttggaggaagcactgagggtggcaagtgttcagaatatgctctggggcggggggggggacttcaatgttcatcaccaagaatggctcggTAGCACCGCTACAGCGAGCTGGCCTGGTCTTAAAAGACATACCTGCTAGGCTGCAgctgtatctgtccatgacagtgcccaccgcacagtccttgtggagacaaagtcccatcttcacattgaggataccctccatcgtgttgtgtggcactaccaccgtgctaaatgggatagactttgaacagagcgagcaactcaagattgggcatccaGGAGGCCCTGTGggccagcagcagaattgtatgcaACCAGAATCTGCAACCTAGTAGCCTGGCATATTCCCCACTCGACCATtaacaccaagccaggggatcaaccctggttcaatgaagaatgcatgaGAGCatgcgggcggcatggtggcacagtggttagcactgcttcctcacagctccaaggccccgggtacaattccggcctcgggtcactgtctgtgcggagtctgcacgttctccccctgtctgcgtgggtttcctccgggtgctccggtttcctcccacagtctaaagacgtgcaggttaggtggattggccgcgataaattgcccttagtgtccaaagggtgaggtcgggttatggggatagggtggagccgggagcagggtgctctttctaagggccggtgcagactcgatgggccaaatcacctccttctgcactgtaaattctatggttcaatgCAGGAGCAACATTAGGAATACCAAAAAatgtggtgtcaacctggtgaagttggCATCATAAAACTACAGCATTAGTAATATGTAATaggcagagctaagcgatcccacaataaATGcagcagatctaagctctgcagtcctgccgtatccagccgtgaatggtggtggacaattaaacaactcactggaggaggcggctccacaaatatccccttcCTCAATGTGCATCCTCACAGACACTCAATTTGGCttacgccagggtcactcagctcctgacttcattccagccttggttcaaacatggacaaaagagctgaatgtcggatgtgaggtgagtgtgactgtccttgacatcaaggcagcatttgaccgagtatggcatcaaggacctCCAGcttaactggagtcaatgggaatcagaggaaaactctccgctggttacaGATTACAACCTGAGAAGACCTGCTTTTTAGTCTcgtgcctaactccctgaattcttgatgcaagaccaCATCCTCTTTTTTACCGATGTCaatggtaccaatgtgtaccatgactcCTGCATTATCATCCTGCCCCTTATCACACTCTGCCTTATAACCCTCCCACTTCAGAGCCTCCCCGTGCCCGTTCTATCTcaacaccacactccagcgctctCCCCATATCTCTCGATGCCTTTTGAGTCTAAAAATCTATTTACTTCTTTAATACGTTCAGAGATTTGGTCTCCATGGCctttctgtggtcgagaattccacaggttcaccagctTCGGagggaagaagtttctcctcagctcagtcctagaTGGCCCTACCTCGTATCCTGACATGGTGACTCCCCTTGTTCAACAACACCCAGTCAGAATTTTGTACATCTCTAAGGCcccgtacagctgcagtaagaaatCCTTACTCATTCATAAATGTTACTGGAGGCAGCTGTTGGCCAATGCTTCCACAAATGGCGACATCGCGCCCACCAGGCTGAGCCGTACATCCAGTTCCCCACGCCTCAATGGTCACAGGCAGAGAGAGGAAGGAAAGGGAGTGGATCTAGCATTGCGTATCGTCTGGCCCCTCGCAGGACGTCCCGCCCTCCCCACTGTGGTCAGAGATCCAGGGTTGAGAAATgggcaggaggagggaggggggtgttggcgaAAAGACCCTACGGCAGAAGATCGACATCACCCTTGAATGGAGGGGCAGTCACCTCTGGTGGTGACTGAGAAATGGCGGGAACggttctctgccccctccccaccgagAGCAACCACCTTCCCTCACACCCGCCTCCCGATGACAGTCGTCTTCCTCTAAGGTGCCTGGACTTTTGGGAAGTACTCGATTGGCTTGTTCTTCAAAATGGTGAAGGATGTTCCAGAGATGGAATTCCTCTTTCGGGAAGTAttggaaggtggggggtggggggggaccgaGTTCCCTCTGAGGCGCGATGTCGCAGTGAGATAGAAGATCTAGCAGGGGCTGCGGACAATCTAATCTCTTTAATACAGCGACAGACCActgaaaaaaaaaaaggtttcaaGGGCCCACATGCTCAAAGGCCCACATGCTCAAAGGCCCACATGCTCAAAGGCCCACATGCTCAAAGGCCCACATGCTCAAAGGAAATCGCTCACAATTATTACCCATCGAATAAAAAGCGGGGAAGGCAAATCCGTNNNNNNNNNNNNNNNNNNNNNNNNNNNNNNNNNNNNNNNNNNNNNNNNNNNNNNNNNNNNNNNNNNNNNNNNNNNNNNNNNNNNNNNNNNNNNNNNNNNNNNNNNNNNNNNNNNNNNNNNNNNNNNNNNNNNNNNNNNNNNNNNNNNNNNNNNNNNNNNNNNNNNNNNNNNNNNNNNNNNNNNNNNNNNNNNNNNNNNNNNNNNNNNNNNNNNNNNNNNNNNNNNNNNNNNNNNNNNNNNNNNNNNNNNNNNNNNNNNNNNNNNNNNNNNNNNNNNNNNNNNNNNNNNNNNNNNNNNNNNNNNNNNNNNNNNNNNNNNNNNNNNNNNNNNNNNNNNNNNNNNNNNNNNNNNNNNNNNNNNNNNNNNNNNNNNNNNNNNNNNNNNNNNNNNNNNNNNNNNNNNNNNNNNNNNNNNNNNNNNNNNNNNNNNNNNNNNNNNNNNNNNNNNNNNNNNNNNNNNNNNNNNNNNNNNNNNNNNNNNNNNNNNNNNNNNNNNNNNNNaccaatggcagacagctatgcaaatcataccaccacacacatcGGAAGCGCCAGACCCGCACCCTCCATTTTCTCTGAGCCCGCCTTCCTCCCTCCCGCCCTTGCCAGCGGCATTCAGCCTTTCAAGGATGGCTGTTGACGGGCCGTCCAGCGTAACGTTGGGTTAACAACGCGATCTCGGGCGGGAGCGGAGGAAAACCCGACCCTCGAGAATGCCCCGAATGTACAATTCAGGCCCAGGGTCTGACAGCCACGGGAAGCCCACattccgtgaaagaataaaagaacCTCAGCATTCCTGTGATGATCTGGAACGTTATCAATGTGGTCACGTGTTCATGGGAAATGGAGCTGTTCTCAAAAGGATAGCGTGACCACAgtaattaagggcagcacagtagcacagtggttagcactgccgcttcacagcgccagcgtcccgggtttgattcccggcttgggtcactgtctgtgtggagtctgcacgttcactccgtgtctgtgtgtgtttcctccgggtgctccggtttcctcccacaagtccccgaaagacgtgctgtgaggtgaattggacattctgaattctccctctgtgaccaggacaggcgccggaatgtggcgactgggggatcctcacagtaacttcattgcaatgggagcctacttgtgactgtaataaagatgattaaaaaATTAATGAGATGTTTGGAGGAGTGAAGAAGATGAAAATGTACTTTACTCACTCAATGACTGTTGATTCTGCTGATGCGTACTCATAGCTTTGATTCATTTTGAACCATTTGTCACATGCATGGAATGTAATGATCAAAGGCAAAAATCGTTTCTGGTTGTGTTTTATATTGCACCACTCATAGGGGAATTGTGCATCTGGCATCTCAGTAAAGGCCTGATCCCATATTGTTACAGCTCAATATGCGTGTGCATAAGCTGGggtttatttgtttttgtttaaaatttagagtacccaattattttatttttttcaattgaggtagacacgggggggggggggggggggaagaatgtgcaaacttccacacggacagtgacccggggtagtCCCATAAGCAGGTCTTTAAGGTATAAGGACAAATTTGAAAGTGGAAGCCATCCTCAGTGTCCCTTAAAAATatctccttagtatccaaagatgtgtaggacaggtggggtgacggggatagaGCGGGTGAGTGGGaagaggtggggtgctctttcagagggtcggtgcaaacccgatgggccaaatggcctccttcggcgctgtagggattctgtgattctgtgaaaaaggatttccttttgcttctgggaaaatagcaggtgaaattgacaaggaatgtgtttttcaatctgggctaatggactgtggtttgactgctGAGGTCCCTGGGGGCattaatgtgcttttgcagcctgcagagatcatttgttttttttgctTGGGGAAAGGAGGtcattccgcactgtaaattccattaaCGACGGCTGGGGGGAGCtcagaaagacagagagacagtgagtttTGCAGAGCTTTGAAAaagagaggatttgagttcagatcTGCCTGACTCTCATTGCATTAATTCTTTCCAAGtaggatagtttttttttaaaaatgagtaataatattttaaagcaaagCAGTCTTGGCCAAAGacgaggaagaggctgaaacaacccagtCGGAGCAGTTATTTGATGactttcagccagagtctgaagggttcGAACCAGAGACAGAATCTGGTATTATTCTATGTCCTGCTAATTTGAAACTAGATTAAGAACTGTATGCTTATTTTCTTGTTGTAGAATGGGAAATTGTACAGTGTGTtaaagggtaattgtaagctgttctttttcagGTGTGGAACTATAAGTTGAATATTATgtttataataaagttttgttttagaaatacatcGAACCCTATTTTTCtgctcctggagcgaatcattctttccgcatagTCTTAAGAtatactaaaatattggggtctcGGTCCAGTATTCTAGCCTCTGTACTGGTCTGGTCTGCGATCATAACACCAACATGATGATATTCAGGCTGGGGCCAGGCAGGCCGGAGGGTGTGTCAATCAAAACATTAAAAAAGAATAGTGACTAATTTACATGAGGCATGGATAAAAGGGCTTACAGACACAACGTGGGTGGACAGGTCAAGGTACAGATAAACCATCTGACCAAAAGGTGGTCCAACCCCAAAATGCTCTTAatcgcctcctcctgttcctgtgtaacaggctggagaaggggctgaatgggcctcctcctgttcctgtgtaacaggctggagaaggggctgaatggccctccttctgttcatgtgtaacaggctggagaaggggctgaatgggcctcctcctgttcctgtgtaacaggctggagaaggggctgaatgggcctcctcctgttcatgtgtaacaggctgaatgggcctcctcctgttcctgtgtaacaggctggagaaggggctgaatgggcctcctcctgttcctgtgtaacaggctggagaaggggctgaatgggcctcctcctgttccctgtgtaacaggctggagaaggggctgaaacggcctcctcctgttcaacaggctggagaaggggctgaatgggcctcctcctgttcctgtgtaacaggctggagaaggggctgaatgggcctcctcttgttcctgtgtaacaggctggagaaggggctgaatggccctcctcctgttcatgtgtaacaggctggagaaggggctgactgggcctcctcctgttcctgtgtaacaggctggagaaggggctgaatggcctcctcctgttcctgtgtaacaggctggagaaggggctgaatgggcctcctcctgttcctgtgtaacaggctggagaaggggctgaatgggcctcctcttgttcccgTGTATCAGGATCACGAAGTAGCTaaatgggagtgtttgatggggacagtgtagagggagctttactctgtatctaaccccgtgctgtacctgtcctgggagtgtttgatggggacagtgtagagggagctttactctgtatctaaccccgtgctgtacctgtcctgggagtgtttgatggggacagtgtagaggcagctttactctgtatctaaccccgtgcaagTATTGACACTGACACATCCTTCCGGACCATTCCACCGAATGATGCTCGCAAATATAACGCGAGGATATGAGGCTCACCTGTCGGCGTGTAACGGGGGTTCAGAACGGCGGGTAGTGCAAATCGCACCGCCCCATCGGCCTCGATCGCCAGCTCCTGGACAAAGGAGAAGGAGATGCTGGCGCTCTGAGCTGGGGGCAGGTTGCCCACGGTGCAGGTGAAaatgtcgctgctgctgctgtcctccTCCAGTAGAAAGGCTTCATGTCCAGCCGAGATGGCGTCGTCATACTCGTCCTTGGCCTgcgagtggggaggggtgagaaaGGAGTGACTTCCACTTGGACAAAatgttatgtgagagtacctgtaagaaatgggtgtttaagaaatgtacctttaagaaatgggtgtttatcagtaatgtcagagtgtgggtggagctgggctgtctgtcagatttttactttcgttttaggcggtttgctgcagggtgggttttagttttgtatgcagagctggatagctgcagtcacagccagaaggggtttgaatctctctgtaatctaaagactgtaaatcgatcctttggtgatttaaaactaataactgctctcagtagtgactttaacctgatgtgcttctgttaaaagttctttttttaagtcttatggatggtaaaaggacagcttaaggattacttagtgttgtattctttgggggttgtatttgaattgatggttgctaagatgttcactgtatgtttaaaaaagttcatagaataaacattgttttgcttttaacaaATACTTTccctttctgctgtaccacccctgtagagtgggccgtgtgctccccataccacaatctattacaagttgtgggtcaggtgaactccatgatacactttggagttctctaaaccctggcccacaacaaaaCCGACTGGCCTCTGAAATTAACTCTGCGCCCCACCCCAATTTCTCACCTGTTCTTTCTCCTTAATCTTGGCCACAATTGTCTTCCCATCAACCACGGCCTGGAAGTTGTAGACAGCAgcatcactgtccatggggaagaCGAAGACGGCCTCCACAGGATTGGTCTCCTCATTCTTGTACTCCAGGCTCGCAGACACGTCAGCCACGAAACCcttcacctccacctccaccgagATACTCCGCAGGGGAACTGTGACAGGGGACAGAACAGTACCGTCAGGGGCGGCAGTGTTGGAAGCTAACAAACGCAACGCATTCCCATTTACTCCCATTGTACAAAACCCTAACGATCCCAAACCACTTCCCTTTCCTTGCCTGTGAACCTTTGAAAGAGAACTACATACTGACCACTATCTATGATAGCCGGAACATGCTGGGCAAGCTAGGAAAAGATCTTCAGACTGACACCAActctccccccacaggccccacctcCTGCCCAAAACCGCTGACCCCGCACCCTGAACTTCTGATAAGACGACCTGAAATTCTGGAATGTGTGGCACGATACTGGGAACGCCGGTCTGAGTCTGCAGATGTGATTTGTTACCCGTGGAGCAACTAACAGCCTAAAAACGTTTGGCCCATGCACTGAAGGAAGGGAAACCAACATGCACACAACTACTTGACAAACAGCGTGGCATGAAATGGTTCGTGAGGTCAATTAAGTGAGTCAGTGATTTGAGATCATCAGGCACTGACGCTCCACAGGGAAAGGGATCAGGATAGCATTAAATACATTGGCCGTGGGCACAGGGGGGTAAAATGAAAGTAAGGGGCCGCGGCCATTCCCATGACAACCCTCTCAATTCCGTCTGGAATGCTCTCCAGCCACACGCCCACACATATTCCAACCATAAGGACAGACCAGGCTATGTCATCTCCCTTTGTGACGCCAACAGAGTGGGCCCGTTCCCACAATGCCGTCTCCGTGTGACAGGAAACCGGACGATCCTTTACCTGGGATGTTCTTCGCTGTGAGGAGTCCGCAGGTCCTTTCCATGGTGTGGCTGGAAGgttaacaagaaaaaaataaaaagctgTCAATAACAGCGTGGACACCGAGCTAGTTGCCCGCCTGTCTTTCTGTCTCCAACACCCCTCTGCAACGAAGCTCAGACAGCACTGACTCCCGTCAGTATTGCCAAGACACGAATCAGGAGTGCTTCACTGTTAAAAACGTATGATTGGAGGCTGTTGAGAGTTCCCTCAGGGCCAAAACATCAGGCCCATGTTCcagatgtgaatgctttggagagggtgcagaggagatttaccaggatgctgcctggactggagggcatgtctcatggagaaaggttgagtgagctaggacttttctcactggagcgaaggaggaagagaggcgacttgatagaggtgtacaaggtgatgggaGGCGTGGATAggtagagacttttccccagggcggaaatggctgtcacgaggggacataattttcaggtgattggaggaagggtataggggagatgtcagagattggttctttacacagagagtggtgggtgtgtggaatgcactgccagcagaggtggtggagtcagagtcattggggacatttaagcgactcttagacaggcacatggacaacagtaaattgaaggggtgtaggttaggtggatcttCAATTAAGatgtggtcggcacaacatcgtgggctgaagggcctgtactgttctatgtaagccCCTTCCTGCTGCTCGTGGATGCCAATGCAGATTGGAGCCGCCCCCTACTGCCAGGGCCTGGTTAGTATGAGCAAACCCACCTGTTGTTACCCCCATGAGAGTCACAGGATGTGGACCGTCAGGTTCTCTGTGACCTGGGATGAATTCGAGCTTCCCCATTCAGGAAGCTTACCAGACATAAAAGCCCCGACCAGGATGTGGATCAGCGAGGGGAGTTGTATATCGTAgtccatcaatcgaacgcgagacgagttgctgtacaaaagttaggctttaataagctagaagttagccctgcggtcgattacagtataaggacgaccgccgggagtactgggtatttataccctgccctggaggcggggttaactcagactctcgaccaatcggggagccgtcacatgactggtctcaaccaaccagtcgagaggcacatgaccgaccagggccaatggtaagccagtgttctgcaccaatggcaggcagctatgcaaatcataccaccacaatcgtGTAATTTAAACTTTTGTTAGCTTTCAACATCACTTCCTTGTGGTCCCGGGAACATAGCCCAGTGTCTGTGGGCGTGACTGAACAAAACAAAGGCCAAGTCGGGTgtggccaacactgccaggggctggggaggggaatgCCAGGAAGATGAGGCAACATGCGGTAACATGCTCCTGGCGTGTCCTCAGATTCACGGGTGTCAGCACCTACGTTTCCCGGGCACGCAGGGATGGGTGCGGGGCTCAGGCTTCGCAGACTCTCAGCCGTGGCGTGGTCCCGCCCCGGTGTCCCACAGTGCCTCCATCGCTTCATCATCAACATCAAcgcacagcaacagcaacaggccGTTGTCATGCTGCCGTTGGCGGGTCTTGTGGGATGCAAACTGGTGCCCACACTTCCTGCCCATTACCCTGTCCCCAGGAAATATCTGGCTGTCCCTCGGCATTTCTGTGCACGTGTCCAGAGCAGGGGAGTGTCTCTTGTTCCCTGCGAGTTCTTGTGgcagggtgggatgggggaggggagtgtctgACTCTCTGTCATCTGGGAGCCACTCTGCCGTGGGGAAATCTCTCTCTAAAACAAGGTGGTAAAGTCCAGGCAGCTTGCCAAATAAATCTCCAAAGAATGTTTTACCTacctcctcgctctctctctctctctcttggtatGTTGCTTCCCTCAATCCCTGTCTGCTCTCTCCAGTCCCCCCATACGGTTTAaacctggactttaacctggtgttgtaagacttcttactgcgctcaccccagtccaatggtggcatctccacatcacggtaGAGGGTAATTAAAAActttccaaaaactgcagttaatgcagaggaacttggtgcaataaccatcactggggagaaggtattgaataaactgatgggacGAAAGGCAGATAGGTCTCAGGGACGTAGTGGCCTGCACCCGAGGGTATTAAgggaagtggcagcggagatagtagatgcattggttagGATATTTCAAAATTCCATGGATTCAGAAatagtcccggtggattggaaacacactAATGTGACGGCGcagttcaaaaagggagagagaggcaaaCAGTAGGAAACTgaaacacctccagagctcgatgatgtccgttaagatcaacgggtacaggacaccgtgcctcttcgactccaggagcaccgagagcttcatacattctGACATGTTAAGAcgttgttcgctccctatcttccctgcacggcaaactatctccctcggctcgggctcgcactcggtccacatacaagggcgcaccgtcacgacccgaacgattcagggcgccagctactctaatttccagctgtacgtactccccgacctctgcaccccactcttactCAGGCTCGATCTCCAATGTAATcacaagagcctcacactcagcttcggcagacccctacctccactcactatcttaAGTCTAGCGACTCTGGAAATTgactccccctccactcttcgctaatctcactgctaactgcaaaccagtagccactcgcagcaggcagtttagcctgcaggacagggtatttgttagagccgaagtccagcggctcctaagtgagggagtcataggggccagtaacagcccctggagagctcaggtggtggtcgtcaagaccggggaaaagttccggatggtggtcgattatagccaaaccattaaccggttcacacacctcgatgcgtaccccctccccagaattgcagacatggtcaatcagatcacccagtaccgcatattctccacggtgtatctgaagtctgcttaccaccaactcccaatccgcctggaggaccgccactacacggcattcgaagc harbors:
- the LOC119951620 gene encoding von Willebrand factor A domain-containing protein 5A-like, whose product is MKEEIICTKFLRPLALDCSNDLQAQDFHTMERTCGLLTAKNIPVPLRSISVEVEVKGFVADVSASLEYKNEETNPVEAVFVFPMDSDAAVYNFQAVVDGKTIVAKIKEKEQAKDEYDDAISAGHEAFLLEEDSSSSDIFTCTVGNLPPAQSASISFSFVQELAIEADGAVRFALPAVLNPRYTPTDQTSTEARILDRDPNILVYLKTMRKE